In Seriola aureovittata isolate HTS-2021-v1 ecotype China chromosome 24, ASM2101889v1, whole genome shotgun sequence, the following proteins share a genomic window:
- the LOC130165178 gene encoding ATP-binding cassette sub-family C member 4-like, with the protein MMTSVERVVERTELKSEAPWETQKRPPADWPSRGPVTFNRVNSRDISATLQPHEKVGIVGRTGAGKSSLVSALFRLAEPQGEIHIDGVLTSEVDLHGF; encoded by the exons ATG ATGACCTCGGTGGAGCGGGTGGTGGAGCGCACAGAGCTGAAGAGCGAGGCACCCTGGGAGACCCAGAAGCGTCCTCCTGCCGACTGGCCCAGCCGAGGACCGGTGACCTTCAACCGGGTGAACTCAAGAGACATCAGCGCCACTCTCCAACCGCACGAGAAG GTCGGGATCGTGGGGAGAACGGGCGCCGGGAAAAGCTCCCTGGTGTCGGCCTTGTTCCGCCTGGCTGAGCCGCAGGGAGAGATCCACATAGACGGCGTCCTGACGTCAGAGGTCGACCTTCACgggttttga
- the appa gene encoding amyloid beta (A4) precursor protein a isoform X1, translating to MGDRVALLLLAVAASALAAEVPTDVSMGLLAEPQVAMFCGKLNMHINVQSGKWEPDPSGTKSCISTKEGILEYCQEVYPELQITNVVEANQPVSIQNWCKKGRKQCRSHMHIVVPYRCLVGEFVSDALLVPDKCKFLHQERMDQCESHLHWHTVAKESCGDRTMNLHDYGMLLPCGIDRFRGVEFVCCPAEAERDADSAEQDADDSDVWWGGAETDYSDNSMVREPEPVEQQEETRPSVVEEEEEEEEEEVTPEEEDEEEEEEEDLLDNDQDGDGEEDEEVVEEEEEEEEGDDDIVDTLDDNDDADEPTTNVAMTTTTTTTTESVEEVVRDVCWANAETGPCRAMLPRWYFDRQEGRCAQFIYGGCGGNRNNFESEEYCLSVCSSVIPTATPSSPDAVDHYLETPNDENEHAHFQKAKESLEAKHRERMSQVMREWEEAEREAKNLPRADKKAVIQRFQEKVEALEQEAASERQQLVETHMARVEALLNDRRRLALESYLTALQQDPPRPRHVFSLLKKYVRAEQKDRQHTLKHFEHVRMVDPKKAAQIRPQVLTHLRVIEERMNQSLGLLYKVPGVADDIQDQVELLQREQAEMAQQLANLQTDVRVSYGNDALMPDQELGDGQTDLLPQEDTLGLAGVGFIHPEIFNQPNTENQVEPVDSRPNLDRGIPTRPVTGMKMEAIPELRMETEDRQSTEYEVHHQKLVFFAEDVGSNKGAIIGLMVGGVVIATVIVITLVMLRKKQYTSIHHGVIEVDAAVTPEERHLSKMQQNGYENPTYKFFEQLQN from the exons gtgtaccCAGAGCTCCAGATTACCAACGTGGTGGAGGCCAACCAGCCAGTCAGCATCCAGAACTGGTGCAAGAAGGGGCGCAAGCAGTGTCGCAGTCACATGCACATCGTTGTGCCCTACCGCTGCCTGG TGGGAGAGTTTGTGAGCGACGCCCTGCTCGTTCCTGACAAGTGCAAGTTCCTGCACCAGGAGCGCATGGACCAGTGTGAGAGCCACCTGCACTGGCACACTGTAGCCAAGGAG TCCTGTGGAGATCGTACCATGAATCTCCATGATTATGGGATGCTGTTGCCGTGCGGCATCGACCGTTTCCGAGGAGTGGAGTTTGTGTGCTGTCCCGCTGAGGCGGAGCGTGACGCCGACAGTGCTGAGCAGGATGCTGATGATTCTGATGTCTGGTGGGGTGGAGCAGAGACTGACTACTCTGacaacag TATGGTGCGGGAGCCGGAGCCAGTGGAGCAGCAAGAGGAAACCAGGCCATCTGtggtagaggaggaagaggaagaggaagaggaggaggtgacgCCCGAGgaagaagacgaggaggaagaggaggaggaggacctaCTGGACAACGACCAGGACGGAGACGGAGAGGAGGACGAAGAggtggtggaggaagaggaggaggaggaggagggagacgacGACATTGTCGACACGCTCGACGACAACGATGATGCCGACGAGCCCACCACCAACGTTGCCATGacgaccaccaccaccaccaccactgaaTCTGTGGAAGAAGTTGTCAGGG ATGTGTGCTGGGCCAATGCAGAGACAGGTCCATGCCGGGCCATGCTGCCCCGCTGGTACTTTGACCGACAGGAGGGCCGCTGTGCTCAGTTTATCTACGGCGGCTGTGGAGGCAACAGGAATAACTTTGAGTCAGAGGAGtactgcctgtctgtctgcagcagtgTCA TACCCACAGCCACACCCAGCTCCCCTGACGCTGTGGACCACTACCTGGAGACACCTAACGACGAAAACGAACACGCCCACTTCCAGAAGGCCAAAGAGAGCCTGGAGGCCAAGCACCGTGAGAGGATGTCCCAG GTGAtgagagagtgggaggaggcTGAGAGGGAAGCCAAGAATCTTCCACGTGCTGACAAGAAAGCCGTCATCCAG CGTTTCCAGGAGAAGGTGGAGGCGCTGGAGCAGGAGGCGGCCAGCGAGCgccagcagctggtggagacccACATGGCCCGGGTGGAGGCTCTGCTCAACGACCGCCGCCGCCTGGCTCTGGAGAGCTACCTGACCGCCCTGCAGCAGGACCCACCCCGG CCTCGCCACGTCTTCAGCCTGTTGAAGAAGTACGTGCGTGCCGAGCAGAAGGATAGGCAGCACACTCTCAAACACTTTGAACACGTCCGCATGGTGGATCCCAAGAAGGCAGCCCAGATTAGACCTCAG GTGCTGACCCATCTGCGTGTCATTGAGGAGCGTATGAACCAGTCTCTGGGACTTCTCTACAAGGTGCCTGGCGTGGCCGACGACATCCAGGACCAAGTTG AGCTCCTGCAGAGGGAGCAGGCGGAGATGGCCCAGCAGCTGGCCAACCTGCAGACAGACGTGAGGGTGAGCTACGGCAACGACGCCCTGATGCCCGACCAGGAGCTGGGAGACGGCCAGACCGACCTCTTGCCCCAGGAAGACACTCTAGGCCTGGCAGGAGTTGGTTTCATCCACCCTGAGATCTTCAACCAGCCCAACACTGAGAACCAGG tTGAGCCAGTGGACTCTCGCCCTAATCTTGACAGAGGCATTCCCACACGACCAG TGACTGGAATGAAGATGGAAGCTATTCCTGAGCTGCggatggagacagaggacagacagagcaCTGAATATGAAGTTCACCACCAGAAACTG GTCTTCTTTGCAGAGGACGTCGGCTCCAACAAGGGTGCTATCATCGGCCTGATGGTTGGAGGTGTCGTCATAGCGACCGTGATCGTCATCACCTTGGTGATGCTGAGGAAGAAGCAGTACACCTCCATCCACCACGGAGTCATCGAG GTGGACGCTGCCGTCACCCCCGAGGAGCGCCACCTGTCTAAGATGCAGCAGAACGGCTACGAGAACCCAACCTACAAGTtctttgagcagctgcagaactGA